A window of Salvia splendens isolate huo1 chromosome 8, SspV2, whole genome shotgun sequence genomic DNA:
CTGTACTATATATacgtgctaataaaaagtgtatCATGCTATGGGAAGGTACGATGACTTGACATGAGAGTTTAGTTTTTGGCTAGCTATTGCCCGGATGCTCtatgagcatccacaatggcgtcGAGCGGACTGGCTAGCCGATTTTCGGCGCTGGCttgtccgctcgccgaaccattgcagcaggcgagcgctaaatcggcgagaaaaacgacgagcgcacgccgattcccgggcactcgccgatcggctggccgccattgcaggatcccgatcggcgagcgatcggccagccaattttttattttttttatttaatttttgaaacactatatatacgcaatttgcacgtcatttttagtcgcaccacttgttttaaagagttttctctctatcttaatactgtacaagagcaacaacgcgaaatggagcacaacaacgagtctactccagtgacgagcgggtctcaaactcccacggtacccgtgttagggttttgtatactagaaatcacctttcgagtgattggatactgtaaaattctaatggttattttccaataaatgcaacagattatttttgtcataatgttgttatgttttacatttaatggttgtttattgcatatttaaatgtatgagcaaacgtaacaaagtctaagtctttgttttagtagaccggttgtgggcgtcgtccaatttaaggtaacacggtcagttctaaacaaagaaaaataagaatttcacaacctagataggcctagactacctatcgcgaaaggttgcaatgtcagtccgattatttctaaaccttattgaaataagatgacgttggtgtggtatagcactgaatgaatctaacagcaagacgagtctttatgctatctactgaaagacgaggtcttgagaattaatttcttaatcaatgtacgttagcattgagcatacgatattgagtatccactactttgacttaccaaaggtgcgggtttttcgtaacccaacgatccaggtatattgggtagtggtgatcattatctagaggtgctaggattgctattatgttgaaacgtgcgcgaggagagtctcgtttgataacatccacaagaggagctcgaaacgaggttttattattcggaacctagctagttggagtttgattactctatgaataataaataagagtttcttgctaagtccactcttggaattcgaaatatgttaattaattaagtctatagcagacattaattaattaatggatgtttccatcttaagcgcgggaaataaatcaaatacaattaaaagaaacccggaatacttgtaatttcggatttggaaggcaatgcaatattacttctgtagtggctgctcgtaatattccaatataagcttatattaaattgtgggttcaatttaattagtaaaaagctaattgggtgaggcctgttccagattcttccttagatccctgactgggcccaatatgtgacttaaataaataggagaataaaggagacagaaagcacaacaattaatttgtaaaattttcgtccccccctcttgagagagttttcgaaaattgtgctccctccgtgagctgagttatgtcttccattattcgagtcctagtacgttggtgagattttcccacacaaatatcagcgtatagtccaggacaccagtcagaagatccgaggtcttgtattgaagatcttcacgtggagacggagcaagcaatcatcgattcttgattgaatcaacgaggtaaattggctaattccgtaataagcatgttttaggaattttatgtgctaaagcatgttttaattcaagttatgagcatgatacatgtgataattacgcgaatagattttgtctaaataatctgctaaatagatcaaattcatgtgatccgttttgactgcacgcttccgctgccagccccttcaacccgtgggaagtggatggggtccgatggccgggtactacaacatgtacccttggcagcagatgatgcccgagatggcatccgggggtagtatgccgggatCGCAGGGGTTGCAGGGCGGACCGGCAATGCCGGGAGGGCAGggggtacccgggatgcagatgatgccggggtgggcacccgggatgcagatgatgccagGGTGACAGCCAGGGATGCAGCCGGGGATGTAGGGGACGCTGGGGGGGGGACAACGTTTATCTCCCCagatttgattttttgactgcttcttcgcacacatcgaccccatcggagatgcagttcactgggtgtgatactttctccttaggggagttggggatagatctcagGGATgaggacactcccgttcaaatgGGGGGAGTAGGGCGAGGTCGGGAcgcgccaaagaagaagaagggcaagggcaagagggtggtcggcgagtcgtcgcagccggctgatgacgagagcccggcacggaggaggtggacggatgcggagaacgtcgcgctgtccaaggcgtgggtgagtgtttgagatgatcccctcgcctcgaacaatcagaggatcgtcaacttgtgggctaaaatagcagcagcctacaaggcattttgcccggaggggaggccacgcaacggaGAGGAGtaccggaaggggtgggaccgaatcagggctgcggtctcccgattttcgggcttgtacaccaacaccctccgcatgcagaccagtggccaaactgacgaggactgtaGGAGGATAGcagagaaagccttccccgtgcccgggctttataaggtgttcacctactggaactgctatgaggtgctgatggactccgagaagtttcgggcaggtgtcgatgctggctagccgaagaagcagcgactgaactataccggtgattacagcggcggcagcagcggcggttcccatgACCTCCCCGAGGGTGTTCATaagttcccgtcccctcccccgtttactcgccgcactcgcccggttggacaaatgcgggcgcaacgggctcgccaggggtcccaggaggtccagtcgacatcccccctgttggcaggTCGACAGTTGAGCTCGCCTTcatcgcgcgtcaacaaacgcgggctcagatgtacaagatcttagctgactgGAAGGCGGCAACTGCTctgaggagaagagttttcttcacttaatgctcgtgagtatgcagGCCGATTTGAATGACGCCGCGGCAcagttggggggctcagacgcgggctcagatgccgcagatttgggggtcccggatagcggcgacaacgaCGACGACAAcaaggagtgaggcggaggcgggggttGCACGTGTGTGgaggaggagttttttttttaaattaatgtaatttttttaattaatgtacttttttaaattttaatattattattaatactgaattaaatttaattccgtattttgtgtgattgttaattatttgttttttataattttgtttattgtggttaggctatgactggactattgcttgtccagttgcttgttctgtgctgatgatgtgacagaagGAGTTTTTAGTGATGTGGCAGATAGAGTTTATGGCTAGAGCTATGACTGGCCTATCTCTATTGGAGATCTAACGACCGGATCTGCTAAGTTTTAATTATGTCCTTTTCTTTTCCACGAACATGATCTGTTATAATTTTTGGTTTGTGCTAATTACGCTCTTCTATCTCTCTCATCTCCTCCTCTCTCTAGATTTCGATCGCTGCAATCAATTGACAGTATTCATCCTCCGCAATGCCGGCGGATCAAAGCGACCTCACAACCGAACAGGTACGCCACATTTTGCAGGCACACAAAATTGATGTGAAGCGAGTCGCTGATAGTGTTATCCGAATGAGTGATTTGTTGATTTGGAGGGGATTGACTGGTTTTGTTGGTAGGATTTTGGAATTAGGAAGGTTTTGTTGTTATACTGAGTCTGTTTGTTTTATTTCGAAGGTTTTGAGCAGGGATATTCCATGGGAGACTTACATGATTACTAAGCTTATATCAAGCACTGGACTTCAGCTTCTGCGGCGTTACGATAAGAAACCTGAGAATTACAAGGCTCAATTGCTTGATGATGTAAATCTCCCAATCTTATTGCTGCATTATGATTATTGTCACTTATCAATTATCATTGCATGCTTAATTTTAAAACTTATGAAACTTATTATTGTATCAATTTGTGAATGTTATTCTGCTGATACCTTAGAACCACTAGCTTGTTTGCTGTTTAGAGAATTTATAAGTTGCATTGATGTTTAGTTTCAGTAATTGGTAGCAGTTTGATGTTTTATTGCATTCTGATTCAGATGTCTTACTACTGTTGCAAAATGTTTCAATGTTGGATTCTGTTGAAGGATTTGATTAAAATGTCACTTGTTTCAGGATGGTCCGGCCTACGTCAGTGTTTTTGTTAGCATTTTGCGTGACATATTCAAGGAAGAAACTGTAGAGTATGTGTTAGCtctgtttgatgaaatgcttTCAGGTGAGTGACAAAATGCATAGGCTAATGTTTACCCTCCCTGCCTAACATATAGTATCATTTTAAGTAGCTGATTCTTCTTGTTGTGATGTTATTGTGCATGGAAGCAAACCCGAAAAGAGCAAGGTTATTTCATGATAAATCACTGGCTGAGGAGGATGCTTATGAGCCCTTCCTAACGTAATTGCCCATATTTGCTACACCttttgcatttttgtattagACATTGCTATTCATGCAGGATTTTCGGAGGAAGTTTATCACTATGCAACCGACAGTCTAGGCCACCCATGATAGACTtacaaatgataaaataaggGAATATTTGTAAAAAATATCAGAGTATCATCTGATGCTGTATGTTACTATATGGTATGGCAGAAGCAGTTCACAGAGtacaattaattttaaaattcaacaaCGGCATGTTGCATGATGTAGTTCTTCCATCTCCGTAGAACAACGATCCCCCATCTAAATAtagatttttttgattttgcaAGATTACTCTGGAAAGGAAGCTGGTTTGCTCAGGAGAAAAGCTGTAAGGTGCTATCTTTGATAGTCAGGTGCGAAACACTCCCATCCCTTGGAATATGGCTGGGGGGTTTGTCTTTTGTATAATCTTCCTACCTTTTTTATATTCCAGTGGGAGGTCAAATTCTCAGGGCACGTCCATGTCAAAGAAAGATATCACTACTATAGATGATGTTTTAAAGGGACTGGTAGAGTGGTTGTGTGCACAGGTTTGTAGTTCCATGCCTTTTCTCATTTGGTTTAATCTAGGATAACTAGATAAACTAAGTTCTTGTCAGCTTGCTTAGTCTGCCTCTGGGACAAAAGTTTCTCCAAGACGGCATGAAtaagaatttgaaattttaatagtcCTTCACTTCAGTTGCATGATGATAAATGATAAAACACTCATTAGTAACACttgttatttatttaaattttaatgtatcTAATGGTCTCTAATATTTTcatgtatttcattttttattatttaatactccctctgtcccaaggtagttggggcatttcttttgggcgggatttaaaaaattgatgtgttaaaggttaaagtggagagtaaagtaatatagagaataaagtaaaagagatgaagagagatgatgaagtttttgctaaaaaataaaatgactcaattaccTTGTGACAACCTAAAAAGGAACACTACTCAAATActttgggacgaagggagtactaaaaTGATGATAACAACTACCAAATTTAGGTCATATGATCATGATTTCTatgttatatatattataactATCAACATAGTGTCATGGGTATGACACAATAAAAGATTGACATTGTACATTCAGGATATTGAGATATTATGATTGATATGTTGATATAAAACTGATTATTGAAATATATGAATATTCATGAAAATATTATCTAATTTTATCATCCTAAGAAATTAGGATATCGTTAGAATCCTTGTAAtgttacctttaatttgatatatattgtgtggaaaaaataatttatgtcGAGATAGTTATATGAATtcaaagttttgagatatttttatgtCCAAATTGATAGGGCATTGCATACACTGCACTTAGGGCATTACATAACTATTATGTGTTTTGATATGAGAATGAGTTTTGATATTAACCCTACCCTATATATTATAGAGTTTAGTTGTCAGGAATATACTGCCATTTTCTTTCTTGCGGTAAAGGAAACATGGAGTCATTGTCAGTATCTAATTAGCAGCGAATATACTTATACTTTTCTATTTGTACAGCTTAAGAAACCATCTCATCCTAGCCGTGGCATCCCCACAGCTATTAACTGCCTTGCCACTTTGCTTAAAGAACCTCTAGTGCGATCTTCATTTGTTCAAGCAGATGGAGTGAAGTTTCTCATTCCTCTAGTTATTCCAGCTTCCAGTCAACAATCTATCCAGGTAATCTAGATTCAAGATAAAAGTGCAAAACCATCTACTTTGTATATCCAAATTAAATAGGTTCTATATCTCAACATATTGCTGTATGCTTTTGAAATTGACTTTCGTCTTGTAATTGTGATATTTAACTTTTAATCAATAACTTTGACTTTTGAAACAGCTCTTGTATGAAACCTGTCTTTGTGTTTGGCTCCTATCGTTCTATGAGCCTGCAATTGAGTATTTGGCAACTTCTCGGTCCTTGGCACGGTTAATTGATGTTGTTAAAGGGACGACCAAGGAAAAAGTAAGTTCTTTTTTTCTTGTATATGACGTAACTCATTTGAATTTATTATGTCATCCCATTTCTACTTTAGTTATATCAATGCTTGCTTACACCTTTAATCTTGACATTAGTTTTGCCATCTTAAGTTCACATATTGTTGTGCCCCATTATAGAAGCTTCTAAAGCCTTGATGTCCTTCTGAGAATGTCTGTCTCGACTTATGTAGGTTGTCAGGGTAGTCATCCTGACCCTAAAGAATTTGATAAACAAAGCATCATTTGCTGCTGAGATGGTGGACCTGGAAGTTCCACAACTGCTCCAGAATCTAAAAGCGCAGGCATGGAGTGACGAGGTAAGAGGATATTTTTACAGGATCCTTTATACTCAGGAAGATCAAGATCTAAATAGTGATACACTTTAATTTGCACAATGTAATTTGTTCTGAGTCGATAACTCCAAGTATATGACTTATGTGCTATAACAGATCATTTCATAATAAGTGTTGCTTTTTGTTTTAATGATGTGCGCTTAATTTGAGACTTATCTACTGTGCAGTTGTAAGCATATTTAATCTGATTATGTGCTTTGTGGTAAGGGGTCTTATTGGGCTTCTTTCGAGTACTAGGGCATTTAGTCTGATTCTCCTTTCTGGTTGAATGAGTTCCCCCAATCTCATTATGGGATATCACATATTTCACTGCTGAAGTCGTTATTCTTTTTATTTGCAGGATCTACTAGAGGCTATGAATCAGCTGGAAGAAGGACTGAGAGTTAACATCAAGAGGCTAAGTTCTTATGATAAATATTACCAGGAAGTTATCCTCGGACGTCTTGATTGGGCTCCTATGCA
This region includes:
- the LOC121745164 gene encoding V-type proton ATPase subunit H-like, whose product is MPADQSDLTTEQVLSRDIPWETYMITKLISSTGLQLLRRYDKKPENYKAQLLDDDGPAYVSVFVSILRDIFKEETVEYVLALFDEMLSANPKRARLFHDKSLAEEDAYEPFLTLLWKGSWFAQEKSCKVLSLIVSGRSNSQGTSMSKKDITTIDDVLKGLVEWLCAQLKKPSHPSRGIPTAINCLATLLKEPLVRSSFVQADGVKFLIPLVIPASSQQSIQLLYETCLCVWLLSFYEPAIEYLATSRSLARLIDVVKGTTKEKVVRVVILTLKNLINKASFAAEMVDLEVPQLLQNLKAQAWSDEDLLEAMNQLEEGLRVNIKRLSSYDKYYQEVILGRLDWAPMHKDPIFWKENITHFEEHDFKVLRILLTILDTSSNPRTLAVACYDLSQFIQYHPAGRIIVTDLKAKDRVMKLMNHRSTEVTKNALLCIQRLFLGAKYASFLQA